From a region of the Lactuca sativa cultivar Salinas chromosome 4, Lsat_Salinas_v11, whole genome shotgun sequence genome:
- the LOC111886167 gene encoding scarecrow-like protein 13, whose amino-acid sequence MQTSQNPRSSGAAIHQLYHQSDQIEPFRLTGSRFQILNNNGYPGDTVTSRHQETSIVSGNAFNDQFFTLESSPALEIYNSPFTSVSSNTRSPFSPQGSSQSCVSNLHNSSPENTYGSPISNEQFIRDVAMELLGESDFEDGSITSSFQNVNKNNKLLQIGISNLDLKQALILCAQSMDDGGAKEITETLMEHIQTKVSVTGDPIQRLGAYMLEGLRARKLSSGSAIYKKLKCYEPSPKDLMSYMSTLYQICPYYKFAYTSANVVIKEAFQYENHVHVIDFLIAQGSQWVQLIEDLARRPGGPPSLRVTGVDDGDSSYARAGGLEKVGQRLAQVAEANGVPFEFHAAAISGSEVNWVNLRVYQGEALAVNFPYMLHHMPDESVSTVNHRDRLIRLVKSLSPKVVTLLEQESNTNTSSFSKRFEEALEYYTAMFESIDAKLPKNIELPRGDRRRISAEENCVARDMVNIVACEDTDRVERHEPLAKWRFRFQAAGFTASPISHAVVQAVQGVLSEYSEGYRLGERDGALVLGWKNRPMVTCSAWR is encoded by the coding sequence ATGCAAACATCCCAGAATCCTCGAAGCTCAGGAGCTGCCATTCACCAGTTGTATCACCAATCAGACCAGATCGAACCCTTCCGTTTAACCGGTTCCCGTTTCCAAATCTTGAACAACAATGGCTACCCTGGTGACACTGTCACCAGCCGCCACCAAGAAACCTCCATTGTTTCCGGCAACGCCTTCAACGACCAATTCTTCACCTTGGAATCATCTCCAGCACTAGAAATCTACAATTCACCATTCACCAGCGTCTCATCAAACACCCGGAGCCCATTTTCCCCACAAGGCTCTTCCCAATCATGCGTATCAAATCTCCACAACTCATCACCGGAAAACACATACGGGTCACCCATTAGCAATGAGCAATTTATAAGAGATGTGGCAATGGAACTACTTGGAGAATCCGATTTTGAAGATGGGTCAATCACAAGCTCCTTTCAAAACGTCAATAAGAACAATAAATTGCTCCAAATTGGAATTTCAAATCTTGATTTGAAACAAGCCCTCATCTTATGTGCTCAATCGATGGATGATGGTGGAGCTAAAGAAATCACCGAAACTCTCATGGAACATATTCAAACCAAAGTTTCAGTAACCGGTGACCCGATTCAACGATTAGGCGCCTACATGCTCGAAGGCCTTCGTGCCCGAAAACTCTCCTCGGGATCCGCAATTTACAAAAAACTAAAATGCTACGAACCAAGCCCAAAAGATCTCATGTCTTACATGTCAACCCTCTACCAAATTTGCCCATATTACAAATTCGCATACACGTCAGCAAACGTTGTCATCAAAGAAGCATTCCAATACGAAAACCACGTCCATGTCATCGACTTCTTAATCGCACAAGGCAGTCAATGGGTCCAACTCATTGAAGACCTGGCTCGGCGGCCTGGCGGTCCGCCGAGCCTACGAGTCACCGGCGTTGACGACGGTGACTCGTCTTATGCACGAGCCGGTGGGCTCGAGAAGGTCGGCCAACGGCTCGCACAGGTCGCAGAGGCGAACGGGGTTCCGTTCGAGTTCCATGCGGCCGCAATATCAGGAAGTGAGGTCAACTGGGTAAACCTTAGGGTTTACCAGGGTGAAGCCCTAGCGGTTAACTTTCCATACATGTTGCACCATATGCCGGATGAGTCGGTTAGCACGGTTAACCACCGTGACCGGTTGATACGGTTGGTTAAAAGTTTGTCTCCAAAAGTTGTTACACTTCTTGAACAAGAATCGAACACGAATACTTCCTCGTTTTCAAAACGGTTTGAAGAGGCTCTTGAGTATTACACGGCTATGTTTGAGTCGATTGATGCGAAGCTTCCGAAGAACATTGAGTTACCACGGGGCGACAGGCGGAGGATTAGTGCGGAAGAGAATTGTGTGGCTCGTGATATGGTGAATATAGTGGCGTGTGAGGATACGGACCGTGTGGAAAGACATGAGCCGTTGGCTAAGTGGCGGTTTCGGTTTCAGGCGGCTGGGTTCACGGCTAGCCCGATTAGCCATGCGGTGGTTCAAGCGGTTCAAGGGGTTTTGAGCGAGTATAGTGAGGGGTATAGGCTTGGTGAGAGAGATGGTGCGCTTGTTCTTGGGTGGAAGAATCGGCCGATGGTAACTTGTTCGGCTTGGAGGTGA